In the genome of Streptomyces lydicus, the window CCCCGTACTTCTCGCGCAACAGGGCCTCGTCGGTGATCTGGAGGGTGCCGACGCCCTTGAGCGGATACAGGATGCGGATGCCGCGCCGGTCGTCGACGAGCTGGAAGAGGTCGCGGTCGCCGGTGACGATGTCCACCGGGCCCTTCGCCTGTGCGGTCAGGGTGCCGATGACGTCGTCGGCCTCGTAGCCGGCCGCGCCGATGCGGGCGATGCCCAGGGCGTCCAGGACGTCCTCGATGACCGGGACCTGCGGCGAGAGGGTGTCGGGGATCTCCTCCTCGTCGGGCTCCGCGGAGCCGGCCGGGGCTTCCCCGGCGACCCGGTGTGCCTTGTACGAGGGGATCAGATCGACCCGCCACTGGGGGCGCCAGTCGAAGTCCATGCAGGCGACCAGGTCGTCGGGGTGGTGGTCCTGGACGAGCCGGGCGATGAAGTCCAGCAGGCCGCGTACCGCGTTCACCGGGGTGCCGTCCGGGGCCTTGACTGATTCCGGTACCCCGAAATAGGCGCGGAAGTAGAGAGAGGCGGTGTCGAGGAGCATCAGGCGTCGAGTCACATCCCGCATCTTGCCGTATGCCCCATACGTCACGCGGATGTGAGGTGAATCACTGGCTTGTTTGAGCCAGATAAAGACGGGCAGGCGCGCAACCGGAGTGGACCCGGTCGAGATTCAACCTTTCGACCGGTAAAGGCGGGCGGAACCCGTGCCGCTCCGCGACCTGGCTACGGGGGTGGCAGGTCGTCCTCCGATCGACAAGAGAGGCATATGTGGCCAGGCTGCAAGCCGAGAACCTGTACAAGGTGTTCGGCAGACGACCCGAGGACGCGGTCCGCAGACTCGAAGCCGGCGCCGACCGGGACGAGCTGCGGGCCGAAGGCACCACCGCCGCGGTGATCGACGCCTCGATCGAGGTCGACGAGGGCCAGATATTCGTCGTCATGGGGCTGTCCGGATCGGGCAAGTCCACGCTGCTGCGCACGCTCAACGGGCTGCTGGAGCCGACCTCGGGGACTGTCCGTTTCGACGGCCAGGACCTGACGTCGCTCAGCGACAAGGAGCTGCGCAAGGTCCGCTCCCAGAAGATCTCCATGGTCTTCCAGCACTTCGCGCTCTTCCCGCACCGCAGTGTGCTGGAGAACGCCGCCTACGGCCTCGAAGTGCAGGGCGTACCGCGCGCCGAGCGCATCGCGCGCGCCACCGAGGCGCTGGAACTCACCGGGCTCAAGGGCTGGGAGAAGTCCTGGCCCGACGAGCTGTCCGGCGGTATGCAGCAGCGCGTGGGACTGGCGCGTGCGCTGGCCACCAACGCCGATCTGCTGCTGATGGACGAGTCCTTCAGCGCGCTCGACCCGCTGATCCGCCGCGATATGCAGGACCAGCTGCTGGAGCTGCAGAAGTCGCTGAAGAAGACCATCGTCTTCATCACCCACGACCTGAACGAGGCCATGCGGCTCGGGGACCGGATCGCTGTGATGCGCGACGGCCGGATCGTGCAGATCGGCAGTGCCGAGGACATCCTCGTCACACCGGCCAACGACTATGTCGCCTCGTTCACCCAGGACGTGGACCGCACCCGGGTGCTGACCGCGGGCGCGATCATGACCGAGGTCGGGACGGTGCTCGGCGCCACGGCCGCGGACGGCAGGAAGCTCACCACCGCGGCGGAGTTCCGGGCCGCGGCGCCCGCCGTGGTCGGGGTCGACACCCCGCTGGTCGAGCTGTTCACGCCCTGTTCGACCGGCAGCGTTCCGGTCGCGGTGACCGATGAGCAGGGCGCTCTGGTCGGGGCCGTCACGGCCGAGCGGCTGCTGGCCGTCCTCGGGGAGGCCGCGGAGCAGAGCCCGGCCCCGGCCGGCGCCGTACCGGCCGCTGTCGACGGCGGGACGGCCGCGGAGAAGACGGCCGCGGAGAGGACACCGCTGGAGAAGACACCGGCGGAGAAGACCTCCGAGGCCACCTCCGAGACCACGTCCGGGAACACGTCCACGGACCACGACCCCGAGGACAAGGTGAACGCCGGTGCCTAGGATTCCGATAGGCAGCTGGGCCGACAGCCTGGTCGAATGGCTGCGGGACCACGCCGAGTGGCTTTTCCACTTCGTCACCACCGTGCTGGGCGGCTTCTACGACGGCATCCTCACGGTCCTCTCCGGCCCCACGCCGCTGCTCCTGACGGGCATTTTCGCGGTGATCGCCTGGTGGCTGCGGGGTCTGCCGGCCGCCGTGCTGACCTTCATCGGCTTCGCCCTGATCGATTCGATCGAGCAGTGGCACCAGACCATGCAGTCGCTCTCGCTGGTGCTGGTGGCCTGCATCATCACGGTCGCGGTCGCCGTCCCGCTCGGTATCTGGGCGGCCCGCAACCGTGTCGTCAGCGGAGCGGTGCGTCCGGTACTGGACCTGATGCAGACGATGCCCGCGATGGTCTACCTGATCCCCGGCATCCTGTTCTTCGGCCTGGGCGCCGTCCCGGGCATCGTGTCCACCATCGTCTTCTCCATGCCGCCCGCGGTCCGCATGACCGAACTGGGCATCCGGCAGGTCGACGGTGAACTGGTCGAGGCCGCCGACGCCTTCGGTACCCATCCGCGGCGCACGCTCTTCCGCGTACAGCTGCCGCTCGCGCTGCCGACGATCATGGCCGGTATCAACCAGGTCATCATGCTGGCGCTGTCCATGGTCGTCATCGCCGGCATGGTCGGCGGAGCCGGTCTCGGCGGCACCGTCTACCTCTCGCTCAGCTCGGTCGATGTGAAGCTGGGCGCGGAGGGCGGTCTCGCGGTCGTCATCCTCGCGGTGTACCTGGACCGGATGACCAGCGCGCTCAACCAGCGGGTCTCCCCGCTGGGCCGGCGCGCGCTGGCCAAGGCGCAGGCCGCGCTCGGCGGCCTGAAGTTCCTCCGGTGGAAGCCCGCGACCTCCCTGGCGACGGTCGCCGTGGTGGTGCTTGCGCTGGTCGCCGGCGGGATGAGCGTCCTCGGCAAGGACAAGGGCAGCGGCTCCGGGGGCACCGACGGCAACGGCCGGCCGATCAGCCTCGGCTACGTCAACTGGGACGAGGGCAAGGCCACGACCTTCCTGTGGAAGGAGATCCTGGAACAGCGCGGCTACAAGCCCCGGGCCCAGGCCCTGGACGCCGGGCCTCTCTTCACCGGCCAGGCCCGTGGTGACATCGACGTCCAGACCAACGCCTGGCTGCCGACGACCCACGCCGAGTACTGGAAGAAGTACAAGGACAAGCTCGAGGACCTGGGCGCCTGGTACGACAAGACCTCGCTGGAGATCGCGGTCCCGTCCTACATGAAGGACGTCAAGACCCTGGACGACCTCAAGGGCAAGGGCGGCACCTTCGGCGGCAAGATCGTCGGGATCGAGCCGGGCGCGGGCGAGATGAAGATCCTCAAGGACAAGGTCCTCAAGGATTACGGCCTGGGCGGCGAGTACAAGGTCATGGAGTCCAGCACCTCGTCCATGCTCACCGAGCTGGACCGCTCGATCCACGACAAGAAGCCGATCGCCGTCACGCTGTGGTCCCCGCACTGGGCCTACGACAAGTACAAGCTGACCAAGCTCAAGGACCCCAAGGGCTCCTTCGGCTCCGGGGACAGCCTGCACATGCTGGGCCGCAAGGGCTTCTCCCACGACGAGCCGCAGGTCGCCGGCTGGATGAAGAACTTCCACCTGGACGAGAAGCAGCTCACCAGCCTCGAAAGCGCGGTCAAGAACGCCGGTACGGGCCATGAGCAGGAGGGCGTGCGCGCCTGGCTCAAGCAGCACCCGGGCATGGTCAACAAGCTGGCGCCGTCCGCCAAGGCCCAGTACGCCAAGGGCAAGGACGCGGGCAAGACCCCGACCATGGGCTACCCGGCGTGGGACGAGGGCATCGCCACCACCTACCTCTGGAAGAACATCCTGGAGAAGCGGGGCTACAGGCCGAAGCTGCAGAACCTCGATGTCGGCCCGATGTGGACCGGGTTGTCGACGGGACAGATCGATGTCGAGACCGACGCCTGGCTTCCGGTGGCGCAGAAGCAGTACTGGGACAAGTACAAGGACGATCTCGTCGATGTGGGGGCCTGGTACGACAAGACCTCCCTGGAGATCGCCGTCCCGTCCTACGTCAAGGGCGTGAAGACCCTGGACGATCTGCGCAAGCACAAGGACACCTTCGGCGGCAAGATCATCGGTATCGAGCCGGGCACCGGCGAGATGAAGCGCCTCAAGAGCGTGGTGTCTCCCGCGTACGGCCTGGACGGCTTCGACGTCACCGAGGCCGGGACCAGCGCCATGCTCACCGAGCTGGAGCGGGCCTACGCCAAGAAGGAGCCCATCGCGGTGGTCCTGTGGTCCCCGCACTGGGCGTACAGCAAGTACCACCTCACCAAGCTCAAGGACCCCCAGGGCACCTGGGGCGCCAACAACCAGATCAAGACGATCGGCAACAAGAGCTTCCCGGACAAGTTCCCGGAGTTCCACCGCTGGTTGAAGAACTGGAAGATGAGCTCCGCTGAGCTCGGCAGCCTGGAGAAGGACATCCAGGCGGCCGGCAAGGGCAACGAGAACAAGGGCGTCCAGAAGTGGATCGACGCCCACCCGGGCATCGTCGACAAGATGGCACCCGTGAAGTAGTCCTCATCGGCGCCCACGTCGGCGCGGCGAGCCCCGCCACCGGATCCTTCGGTGGCGGGGCTCGGGCGTTTGGGTGCGCACGGATCCGGTCATGCGCCGGGTGCGGTCCGGCCGGGGCGGGCCGGTCCGTGCGAGGCTGGCGCCATGATGAGCCGCACTCCGCCGCGCCGCGTGGTCTCCCTCGTGCCCTCGCTGACGGAGGCGGTCGCCCGCACCGCCCCCGGCCTGCTGGTGGGGGCCACCGACTGGTGCAGCGAGCCGGCCGGACTCGATGTCGTCCGCATCGGCGGCACCAAGAACCCGGACACGGAGCGGATCGCCGCCCTCGCCCCCGACCTGGTCCTCGCCAACGAGGAGGAGAACCGGGAGCCGGATCTCGCCGCGCTGCGCGCCGCCGGGATCGCGGTGCTGGTCACCGAAGTACGGACCCTGCCGCAGGCGTTCCGGGAGCTGGAGCGGGTCCTCGTCCACGGCTGCGGGCTGGCCCGGCCCCCGTGGCTGGACGCCGCCGAGGCCGCCTGGCGCGAGCTGCCGGTCCCGGCGGCGATTGGGGTCTCCCCTGCTCGAACGGAGTTGAGAGCTTGGGGAAGGACGGCGGTGGTGCCCGTCTGGCGGCGGCCGTGGATGGTGCTGGGCCGGGACACCTTCGCGGGCGACCTCCTGGCCCGGCTGGGCGTCCGCCATCACTACGCGGACCACGCCGACCGCTACCCCCGTGTCCCGCTCGACGCGCTCCTCGCCTGTGCCGCCGACCTCGTGGTGCTGCCCGACGAGCCGTACCGCTTCAGCGCCGAGGACGGTCCCGAGGCGTTTCCGGGCCTGCCCGCCGCGCTGGTCAGCGGCCGGTATCTGACCTGGTACGGGCCCTCCCTGGTGCGCGCTCCGGGCGAGCTGGCCGAGGCCCTGGCCGCGGCGCGGTGAGGGGGCGGGAGACCTCGCCCGCGGCCGGGTGAGGCGGCGTACGACGGCCAGGCGGTCGAACGGCTGAGGACGACGGCGCGGTCGAGCGGCGTGCGACGGGTGGGGAGACACCCCCTACGACTACGCGGTCGAGCGGCGCACGACGGCCGGGGGAGACACCCCCTACGACGTGACCGGCCGCGGCGGCGCGAGCAGGCGGCCGTGGACCAGGCCGGCGGCGGTGCGGGTGGCGGCCACCGCCACGGCGGTCACCAGGAGCGCGAACAGGCCCACCGCGAGCCAGTCGAAGGCGATCAGCCCGGTGCGCCGGGCCAGCCCCGCCGCGCCCGTGACGCAGGTCCCGAGGGGGAAGGTGAAGCCCCACCAGGTCATCGCGAAACCCATGCCGTTGCGGACGGCGCGCACCACCAGCGCGGTGGCGAGCGCCAGCCAGAGGAGGGCGAAGCCCATGACCGGGACGCCGTAGAGCACCGCGAAGGCGCCCATGGCGTGCGCGGACGAGGCGTCCACGACGCCGGGTGCGGCATGGGCGAGGTTGGCCACGGCGGTGGTGGACTGCCCCAGGGGGCCCAGGACGAGGAACAGCGTGGGGGTGAGCGCGAGGGGGAGCGGGCCGTGGTGGATCAGCCGGGACAGCACGAGCGGCAGGACGAGCAGCGTGGCCAGCAGCGACATGCCGAACAGCGCGTAGCAGGCGAACAGCAGGGACGCCTGCCACTGGCCGGCCGGCAGATACGGCACCAGGGCCGGGCCCAGTGCCGCCGACACCATGGGAGCGACCAGCGGCAGCAGCCAGACGGGAGAGGCGCTGCCGGGCTCGATGCGGTGCCTGGCCACCATCAGGTACGGGATGCCGGCGGCGCAGGTGAGGCCGACGAGGGTGCCCAGGATCCACAGGGCGGCGTCGGCGGCCACCGCGGCCGGTTCGCCGATGACCGTGCGGCCCACGGCGAGCGTGCCGCCGCCGACCGCCAGCAGGGCCATCGCCAGACATCCGTAGAAGGGGGCGACGGCCGGGTCGAGCAGCTGGCGGCGCGCCTGGTCCCCGTGGCGCGCCCAGTGCACGGCCCGCGCGGCCAGCAGCGTCAGCAGCATCAGCGCGGACAGCGCCCAGACGACCTGGTAGGCGGTGTGCAGGCCGGGGGCGGTGAGCGGCAGGACCGTGCCGGCGTTGGCGACGATCGCGGTGCCCATGACGGCGGCGTACCAGTTCGGGCCGAGATGGCGGACCGAGGGCGCGGTATCGGGTGTGCTGCCGCGGCCGGCGGCGGGGCCGGTGCCGGGGTCGGGGTCGGCGGCGGTGCCGGGGCGGGAAGGTGCTTGCGCGGGAGATGCCATGAGAACAGCGTCGCCGCCCGGCACGGCCGCCACCAGGGACCTCGTGTCTATGAGGGCATAAGCTGGGGTTATGTGCAGGGGGACTTATGAGTGGTGAGGCCGGGCCCGTCGCCGTATCGCTGGCGCACCGGGTACCGGACCTCGGTGCGCTGGAGCTGCTGCTCGCCGTCGCCCGGCTCGGCAGTCTGGGGCGGGCCGCCCGGGCGCGGGGCATCTCCCAGCCCGCCGCCAGCAGCCGTATCCGCTCGATGGAGCGGCAGTTGGGAGTGGCGCTGGTCGAACGCTCGCCGCGCGGCTCCCGGTTGACGGACGCCGGGGCCCTGGTGACGGACTGGGCGCGCCGGGTGGTGGAGGCCGCCGAGGCCTTCGACGCCGGTGCGCAGGCGCTGCGGGGCCAGCGTGATTCCCGGCTGCGGGTCGCGGCCAGCATGACCATCGCCGAGTATTTGCTGCCGGGGTGGCTGATCGCCCTGCGCGCGCGGCGGCCAGGGACCGCCGTATCGCTGCTGGCGGGCAATTCCGGCGCGGTGGCCGAGCGGCTGCTGGGCGGCGACGCGGACCTCGGCTTCGTGGAGGGGCTGGAGGTACCGGCGGGGCTGGACGGGACGGTCATCGGGCAGGACCGGCTGGTCGTGGTCGCGGCTCCGTCGCACCCGTGGGCCCGGCGCCGGGGGGAGCTGACCGTCGCCGAACTCGCCGCCACCCCGCTGATCCTGCGCGAGCGGGGCTCGGGGACCCGCCAGGTGCTGGACGCGGCGCTCGCCCGGCACGGCGGGCTGGCCGAACCGCTCCTCGAACTCGCCTCGACGACCGCCGTGAAGGCGGCCGTGGTGAGCGAGGCGGCACCGTCCGTCCTCAGCGAACTCGCGGTCGGTGAGGAGCTGACCGCGCGCCGGCTGGTCGAGAT includes:
- a CDS encoding 5'-3' exonuclease, which translates into the protein MLLDTASLYFRAYFGVPESVKAPDGTPVNAVRGLLDFIARLVQDHHPDDLVACMDFDWRPQWRVDLIPSYKAHRVAGEAPAGSAEPDEEEIPDTLSPQVPVIEDVLDALGIARIGAAGYEADDVIGTLTAQAKGPVDIVTGDRDLFQLVDDRRGIRILYPLKGVGTLQITDEALLREKYGVDGPGYADLALLRGDPSDGLPGVAGIGEKTAAKLLDTYGDLAGIMAAADDPASKVTPAQRKRLLEARPYLAVAPTVVKVATDVPVPAVDHTLPAEPADPERLEALAAQWGLGGALQRLLLTLRH
- a CDS encoding quaternary amine ABC transporter ATP-binding protein, encoding MARLQAENLYKVFGRRPEDAVRRLEAGADRDELRAEGTTAAVIDASIEVDEGQIFVVMGLSGSGKSTLLRTLNGLLEPTSGTVRFDGQDLTSLSDKELRKVRSQKISMVFQHFALFPHRSVLENAAYGLEVQGVPRAERIARATEALELTGLKGWEKSWPDELSGGMQQRVGLARALATNADLLLMDESFSALDPLIRRDMQDQLLELQKSLKKTIVFITHDLNEAMRLGDRIAVMRDGRIVQIGSAEDILVTPANDYVASFTQDVDRTRVLTAGAIMTEVGTVLGATAADGRKLTTAAEFRAAAPAVVGVDTPLVELFTPCSTGSVPVAVTDEQGALVGAVTAERLLAVLGEAAEQSPAPAGAVPAAVDGGTAAEKTAAERTPLEKTPAEKTSEATSETTSGNTSTDHDPEDKVNAGA
- a CDS encoding ABC transporter permease/substrate binding protein: MPRIPIGSWADSLVEWLRDHAEWLFHFVTTVLGGFYDGILTVLSGPTPLLLTGIFAVIAWWLRGLPAAVLTFIGFALIDSIEQWHQTMQSLSLVLVACIITVAVAVPLGIWAARNRVVSGAVRPVLDLMQTMPAMVYLIPGILFFGLGAVPGIVSTIVFSMPPAVRMTELGIRQVDGELVEAADAFGTHPRRTLFRVQLPLALPTIMAGINQVIMLALSMVVIAGMVGGAGLGGTVYLSLSSVDVKLGAEGGLAVVILAVYLDRMTSALNQRVSPLGRRALAKAQAALGGLKFLRWKPATSLATVAVVVLALVAGGMSVLGKDKGSGSGGTDGNGRPISLGYVNWDEGKATTFLWKEILEQRGYKPRAQALDAGPLFTGQARGDIDVQTNAWLPTTHAEYWKKYKDKLEDLGAWYDKTSLEIAVPSYMKDVKTLDDLKGKGGTFGGKIVGIEPGAGEMKILKDKVLKDYGLGGEYKVMESSTSSMLTELDRSIHDKKPIAVTLWSPHWAYDKYKLTKLKDPKGSFGSGDSLHMLGRKGFSHDEPQVAGWMKNFHLDEKQLTSLESAVKNAGTGHEQEGVRAWLKQHPGMVNKLAPSAKAQYAKGKDAGKTPTMGYPAWDEGIATTYLWKNILEKRGYRPKLQNLDVGPMWTGLSTGQIDVETDAWLPVAQKQYWDKYKDDLVDVGAWYDKTSLEIAVPSYVKGVKTLDDLRKHKDTFGGKIIGIEPGTGEMKRLKSVVSPAYGLDGFDVTEAGTSAMLTELERAYAKKEPIAVVLWSPHWAYSKYHLTKLKDPQGTWGANNQIKTIGNKSFPDKFPEFHRWLKNWKMSSAELGSLEKDIQAAGKGNENKGVQKWIDAHPGIVDKMAPVK
- a CDS encoding helical backbone metal receptor, whose protein sequence is MMSRTPPRRVVSLVPSLTEAVARTAPGLLVGATDWCSEPAGLDVVRIGGTKNPDTERIAALAPDLVLANEEENREPDLAALRAAGIAVLVTEVRTLPQAFRELERVLVHGCGLARPPWLDAAEAAWRELPVPAAIGVSPARTELRAWGRTAVVPVWRRPWMVLGRDTFAGDLLARLGVRHHYADHADRYPRVPLDALLACAADLVVLPDEPYRFSAEDGPEAFPGLPAALVSGRYLTWYGPSLVRAPGELAEALAAAR
- a CDS encoding TDT family transporter, with product MASPAQAPSRPGTAADPDPGTGPAAGRGSTPDTAPSVRHLGPNWYAAVMGTAIVANAGTVLPLTAPGLHTAYQVVWALSALMLLTLLAARAVHWARHGDQARRQLLDPAVAPFYGCLAMALLAVGGGTLAVGRTVIGEPAAVAADAALWILGTLVGLTCAAGIPYLMVARHRIEPGSASPVWLLPLVAPMVSAALGPALVPYLPAGQWQASLLFACYALFGMSLLATLLVLPLVLSRLIHHGPLPLALTPTLFLVLGPLGQSTTAVANLAHAAPGVVDASSAHAMGAFAVLYGVPVMGFALLWLALATALVVRAVRNGMGFAMTWWGFTFPLGTCVTGAAGLARRTGLIAFDWLAVGLFALLVTAVAVAATRTAAGLVHGRLLAPPRPVTS
- a CDS encoding LysR family transcriptional regulator; translation: MSGEAGPVAVSLAHRVPDLGALELLLAVARLGSLGRAARARGISQPAASSRIRSMERQLGVALVERSPRGSRLTDAGALVTDWARRVVEAAEAFDAGAQALRGQRDSRLRVAASMTIAEYLLPGWLIALRARRPGTAVSLLAGNSGAVAERLLGGDADLGFVEGLEVPAGLDGTVIGQDRLVVVAAPSHPWARRRGELTVAELAATPLILRERGSGTRQVLDAALARHGGLAEPLLELASTTAVKAAVVSEAAPSVLSELAVGEELTARRLVEIPVRELRLGRELRAVWPAGQRPAGPARELLGLTRGAS